The following is a genomic window from Solanum stenotomum isolate F172 unplaced genomic scaffold, ASM1918654v1 scaffold5032, whole genome shotgun sequence.
AATAGACCTGTAATGGGAGTTTCACTGGGGTTGGTAACACAAAATGGGTTGTCCGAACCCATCAAGTTTTCTACCTCAGGTGATCACATCATAAGTTCTAAATACACTTTGCAGAAACTGCAGAAAGATTTGCGAAGGCAGATCCAATTTGGTTGGACGGAGAATTCATGGGAGAGAAGGCAAACTATAATAATATATAGGTGCTATTAAATATAGAATCTTATGAGTCAACGCGGTTTTTATATATCCTCCATCTACCTCCAAATAATGAGACTAAAAACCGCTAACCTTGCCATTTGGTTATGCCGGATCTTAGCCTCATTCATTAGCCAACGAACTAACTAATGTACCCTTATCAGGCAATCATTCTAACATATCAAATATCTTGAATCAAAAGcgttaaaatatcaaatatcttGAATCAAAAAGCGTGATAGGTTTGGTGATTATCAGGAGTTCCTTAATCTGGTCAGAGACTTGTATGTCAGTATAGGATAATTGTAATATCCAAAGAGCATCTAGTTTTAGCCAAACTATcctttaaaaacaaattatttaagtTATTAGAAACTTAAATAAAGCGAAAATGCAAAGGATTCTTGTAGCCAAATAATTTAGGATTGAGACAACATTCTTTGCTTGATAAATTTTGTGTAGTTGTTTGCTAGATTACGACAAACATGCTCCAAATCCTTTGAGAAGTAATGAGGGAACAACCAAGATAGCTTCAAATTGGACATAATCTTTGATTTTTATCATGCTATTCTAGTATATGCATACAACATGTATTGGGGTTATGAAAAGAAACCAATCCCAAGGAAGTTGCAATTGACTGTATGAATCATCATTGAACATATCTCTTCAATTAAGCTCATCTAGTAGTTTGCTAAAACAAAAAATGCCAAAAGCAGTTCAGTTCTTCTTTCCATATAGGGCAACTGGTTTGAAGACCTCAAAAACACTCATCCTTACTCCTAAGTCCTAACAGCTTTACTTCTGATATCCATCACATCCCCAAAGACAGACTATACTCTCTCTGTAACTCATTTATAATCCGTTCCAAggaaatgacacatttctatactTGGGAACAATCTACCTTTAACTTCTCATTCACTCTTGATAACAAATTCTTAGAGACACACAAATgatatgacatgtttaagaccacaagttttaGAACTCTTATAGTGACACAAATGTTTTGGCATATTTAGGTCtataagtttcaaaagtttcatttttttcttaaactccgtgttgAGTTaaattgtgtcacataaattcaaacggagggagtacaaaGTTTGACCATGAATAATAGCATTCTCTAATTAAGCATAGGTAAGATGCCTAAATGCTTGAGCAATCAATATGTTCTAGGATCATATAAATATGGTTATGATACCTTCCCTACTGATCATtagttttttcaagaaaataacataaataaataatcaaagcCACACtagaatatttaattttctttagcTCCATCTATGGTCACAAACCATATCCATCCTCAAAGTCAGTATAAAGACGCAATGGTGGATTTGACTAAATTATGATAAAATCAACCAATATAAACCTACATATAGCTGACCCCCACTAGTTTGAGAGGTATAGTTGATGGATTGATAGTAAAGTTGATTATTTTTGTGCCAATGAATTAGAATTGCAGCAAACACATTGCAACAGTAACAAGCTAGAATCCAGTAACAAGCTACAATCCAGTACCATAGGCTTGTCGTAGAAAGGAAAACCCTGCATCTGGCGAAGTGCATTGCTAGCAGAAGAAACCTCCTCAAACACTACCCACGCCTGTCctttatgctttagggttttgaaTGCTAAAACCTCAAGTATCTTACCAAACTGTGAGAACACAGCGTGCATCGATTTCTTCAGCTCTACAATTCAATCACCATCAATATACATAACACATTTTATACACAGTGAAACACGAAGATAATGTTCTGCGTAAACATGTACGGAGTACCTTCTAGCTTGATTTTTTCATTGAGGTTGTTGATGTAAATAGTCACATTCAGTGGAGTTTCGCCGCCGCTTGGGGCTGGATTCGGGTTCGTATTTTGGTTCGCTTCCGCCATGGCTCCTCGTCTACGCCTAGCTGAAACTTTCGCCGGTGAGGTAGAAACTTCAGTTGTCGTTAATTTCTCCAGAAATTTTTGGGAACGAATAGGGCTCTGATTTGGGCTTGGGCTAGATAAACAATTGGGCTTTGAGCCCCTTAACTCAATCCAATTGGAAGAAAAATCAGCCCATCTAATTAGGAAAAACTACAGAATATGGcaacatcaatatatatttaaaacaaatagctatagtttatttttttttatgttatatggatataactatccaataaatagcaaagttaattatatacaaataatcaggaaagttattaaatattaaataggaaaatTATTATCACAAGgataattaattatgtttagGCACATTTTATGTGATcagtttttcaattttatccTCATTAAtactttctctttcatcaatattcCTATATCACATATTCTCAATATTTTCCTACCATATTCCTTCCAATTTAAGATCTTTTTGATGATTCTAGGAgcaatttttgtgatttgaattcatcgagtatcttttaattgattttttttctcttttttatgaaGATTAAATTGGTATCCATctatattttcatctatttttatagGGGTTCAATtgaagaattattttattttttccattgcAATGGTTATTTTTTGGTANGTAATTGAGAGATGGTATCAAAGTATCCGATCCAAAAATATACCGAGAGCTagaaaaatgaatattattattCGGGAGAATTTTAGTAGCTTAGTTggttgaattttgaattatcgCCAATTAGACgtgatgttgttgatgtttgaatttttgtttagctgaaattaaagttaaaaatcaaattaaagtatTACCGACTCAATTTTCTAGGACGGGTCATGaaaaaattttatgatatttttttttactacgataataacagaaaaaaaaacattatgaacAGTACGGCCTAATAAAATTGGTGGAGTTACGTAACAGAAAactcattaatttttattcaaattatgtatttatattattaaaaaaactcagttaatatatataaacaatctATTCAAAACtcactaaaaaaattataattcaaaaatcaaaaattaaaatttctgaCTCCgctacataataataataataataataataataataagagaaTGGCAAACTAAAGATACGTTCAAAAGGAAACTAAATTATAAGAAAGAAAACCTATCTTTTCTCAACACGTATAATTAATCATTCTGGTGATGTGATCACCcattattactaaattaaaagcTTATGGATAAGATCATTAGACCAAATCAAGTGTCAAATTCATGTGGGATTATCAAATAAGACACAAGTGGcgttaaaattttttttttacttgtttaattttcaCCTGTTAAAGTGTATATCAAATgcataaataagttaaatatgACTTATAAATCAATTCAATTAACTTATAAGCTTAGTCAAACAACCTGAACAGTGCGTTTGTCGTTTGATATCACTAAATTACATActaagatatttttttcttttttgattccTTGTGGGAGTTATGTTTTGCTCCACAtattagatataaaaataacatacacaaaaaatatgtatattctGTGAGCctgaaatttattattaatatatggtAAGGACGAATGATAGGGAGAGCAAATTGAgtttttttccagaaaaataATGTTGTCTTTTGGTAGTCTAAAAGAGGCAAATTAAAgctaggattttttttttgtgtgggaTTAATATTGAACACTgcataattaatgtaataataGGAATCTGCCTTTGCCACAGCTTTTTGGCtccacaaaaaattttgtgTGTTCAAAAATAGGCCTTTAATTGTGTTGATAACAACTTCCACTTTTTATTCTTATTCTATAACCAGATACTGAGaggaaacattaaaaaaaaaaaacataattttatattatatcaaattatgagttctttataacaataatttacTATAACAGCTAAAAGTATTGGaacagttataaaaaaaattataaatataaaaaaaaatgaagcagaCTATCAAccttgtttctcttttttttcttttttctttagtatatttttttctatatgtgGAAGATAATATTTATGTCAGTTTGTACATATTTTGACTAATGCTATGAAGTGTCCACTATCTCTCCAGCACAATATATATCAGGTAAGTGCTAACTTTGTTAAGTatgatttgaatatatatagGGAAAAGATATAGATTTTCTTTGAACTTGTttcgaaaagtcagttacatatttaaattattgtgATGACTTATTACACACTTTTACTACttaaagtaaatttatttaCACACTGGAACGTGTAAGTAACACCACTCTCATATTATATGGTGTATTACACTCGCTACCACATtaaattatgatgaattatttatttttaatcaaatatctcGAATTGAGTtcatgaatgaaaaaaaataaaaataaaaagtgttttcCTTTAATTGAACCTTATATAATCATGTGAATCCCACTAAATGGAGTCACAAAACGAATATTAAGCATCGATAAAAAATTTTTTgattaaaataaacaattaattgatttaatagCGTAAATCCAGAGGCACAACTAGGTACTCTGAATATGTTTGGTTCTTGCATAAAGAGAAGCAAGATGTCTTTTGGCTACCTCtgtcctcttttttttttttttttNGGAGTAATTGAGAGATGGTATCAAAGTATCCGATCCAAAAATATACCGAGAGCTagaaaaatgaatattattattCGGGAGAATTTTAGTAGCTTAGTTggttgaattttgaattatcgCCAATTAGACgtgatgttgttgatgtttgaatttttgtttagctgaaattaaagttaaaaatcaaattaaagtatTACCGACTCAATTTTCTAGGACGGGTCATGaaaaaattttatgatatttttttttactacgataataacagaaaaaaaaacattatgaacAGTACGGCCTAATAAAATTGGTGGAGTTACGTAACAGAAAactcattaatttttattcaaattatgtatttatattattaaaaaaactcagttaatatatataaacaatctATTCAAAACtcactaaaaaaattataattcaaaaatcaaaaattaaaatttctgaCTCCgctacataataataataataataataataataataagagaaTGGCAAACTAAAGATACGTTCAAAAGGAAACTAAATTATAAGAAAGAAAACCTATCTTTTCTCAACACGTATAATTAATCATTCTGGTGATGTGATCACCcattattactaaattaaaagcTTATGGATAAGATCATTAGACCAAATCAAGTGTCAAATTCATGTGGGATTATCAAATAAGACACAAGTGGcgttaaaattttttttttacttgtttaattttcaCCTGTTAAAGTGTATATCAAATgcataaataagttaaatatgACTTATAAATCAATTCAATTAACTTATAAGCTTAGTCAAACAACCTGAACAGTGCGTTTGTCGTTTGATATCACTAAATTACATActaagatatttttttcttttttgattccTTGTGGGAGTTATGTTTTGCTCCACAtattagatataaaaataacatacacaaaaaatatgtatattctGTGAGCctgaaatttattattaatatatggtAAGGACGAATGATAGGGAGAGCAAATTGAgtttttttccagaaaaataATGTTGTCTTTTGGTAGTCTAAAAGAGGCAAATTAAAgctaggattttttttttgtgtgggaTTAATATTGAACACTgcat
Proteins encoded in this region:
- the LOC125852778 gene encoding U1 small nuclear ribonucleoprotein A-like, translated to MELPQRRTEILWADFSSNWIELRGSKPNCLSSPSPNQSPIRSQKFLEKLTTTEVSTSPAKVSARRRRGAMAEANQNTNPNPAPSGGETPLNVTIYINNLNEKIKLEELKKSMHAVFSQFGKILEVLAFKTLKHKGQAWVVFEEVSSASNALRQMQGFPFYDKPMRIQYAKTKSDVVAKAD